One stretch of Psychrilyobacter piezotolerans DNA includes these proteins:
- a CDS encoding gluconeogenesis factor YvcK family protein, whose protein sequence is MKNKPKIVVLGGGTGLSNLLRGLKYFPLDITAIVTVADDGGSSGRLRTEFNIPAPGDIRNVMIALSEFESKGEELLNYRFGGTSDLAGHPIGNLMLTAMINMEGNIVDGIKALNEVLNIKGTVLPATSSSCTLLAEMEDGEIVAGESKIPAVNKRIKRVYFDKKPKAVRETVSAIEQADMVIVGIGSLYTSIMPNLIIEEIKDAIVKSKAHKIYVSNAMEQPGETAGYSVGDHIKAIYSHVGVEFFNSVIVNSKKIPNDILKKYKEQDVKEIKIDLENLKKYSLKIIQEPLIEISENKTVRHNPLKLASTIYSLVLGKIKL, encoded by the coding sequence ATGAAAAATAAACCAAAAATAGTGGTACTAGGCGGCGGAACCGGTCTCTCTAATTTGCTGAGAGGATTAAAATATTTCCCATTGGATATAACTGCAATTGTTACAGTGGCAGATGATGGGGGGTCTTCAGGGAGACTAAGAACAGAATTTAATATTCCGGCTCCGGGAGACATAAGAAATGTTATGATAGCGCTCAGTGAATTTGAAAGTAAGGGAGAAGAGCTCCTAAACTACAGGTTTGGCGGGACCAGTGATTTAGCTGGTCATCCAATAGGTAATCTTATGCTGACAGCTATGATAAACATGGAAGGGAATATAGTTGACGGAATAAAGGCATTGAATGAAGTATTGAATATAAAGGGGACGGTATTGCCGGCTACTTCCAGCAGCTGCACTCTTCTAGCAGAGATGGAAGACGGTGAAATAGTAGCGGGAGAATCTAAGATACCGGCCGTAAACAAAAGAATAAAAAGAGTATATTTTGATAAAAAACCCAAGGCAGTCAGGGAGACTGTGTCGGCCATTGAACAGGCAGATATGGTTATAGTAGGGATTGGAAGTCTCTATACCAGTATCATGCCGAATTTAATCATAGAGGAGATAAAAGATGCCATAGTGAAATCAAAGGCTCATAAAATATATGTATCCAATGCAATGGAACAGCCTGGAGAGACTGCAGGTTATAGTGTAGGAGATCATATTAAAGCCATATACTCCCATGTAGGGGTAGAATTTTTTAATTCGGTCATAGTGAATAGTAAAAAAATACCAAATGATATTTTGAAAAAATATAAAGAACAGGATGTTAAGGAGATAAAGATAGATTTGGAAAATCTAAAAAAATATTCCCTTAAAATAATTCAGGAACCGTTAATTGAGATAAGTGAAAATAAGACTGTAAGACACAATCCATTGAAATTAGCTTCAACTATATATTCATTGGTATTGGGAAAGATAAAACTGTAA